One region of Gossypium raimondii isolate GPD5lz chromosome 6, ASM2569854v1, whole genome shotgun sequence genomic DNA includes:
- the LOC128041736 gene encoding uncharacterized protein LOC128041736 codes for MTDLRAIFARLSLFDDGSLLAKLQVKPSWIEQIKGKQFEDESLGLRVRQIEGGSTTNFGLNSDRAILREAHNRPYAMYPGENKMYRDLREIYWWPGLKREDTNFVDRCLTCQLVKAEHQLPLGLLQPALGSRLDFSTAFSPETDGQSKRMIHILEDMLRHFRSDPTHIVPVEEIEVRPDLTFEEKPVHLLDRDVKVLRRKFIPLVKVLWRSYSTEEAMWELEDAMCQRCPHFFD; via the exons ATGACTGATTTGAGGGCGATATTTGCTCgcctaagtttatttgatgatggtagtttaTTAGCCAAGCTTCAGGTTAAGCCGTCATGGATtgagcagattaagggtaagcAGTTTGAGGATGAGTCATTGGGTCTTCGGGTCCGACAGATTGAGGGTGGTAGTACTACGAATTTTGGACTAAACAGTGATAGG GCCATACTGAGAGAGGCGCATAATAGACCTTATGCTATGTATCCTGGCGAAAATAAGATGTACCGAGACCTCCGTGAAATATATTGGTGGCCAGGGTTGAAACGTGAGGATACTAATTTTGTGGACAGATGTCTAACTTGCCAGttggttaaggctgagcatcagttacctttgGGTTTGCTGCAGCCG GCTCTGGGTTCAaggttggacttcagtactgcattcTCTCCTGAGACTGATGGTCAGTCTAAGAGGATGATTCATATACTGGAGGACATGTTGAGGCACTTCCGCTCTGAtcctactcatattgtccctgttgaagagatcgaggttaggccagatttGACCTTTGAGGAAAAGCCAGTTCATCTTCTGGATCGTGACGTTAAGGTTCTAAGAAGGAAATTCATTCCATTGGTAAAGGTTTTATGGCGTAGTTATAGCACTGAAGAGGCCATGTGGGAGCTTGAGGATGCGATGTGTCAGCGGTGTCCTCATttttttgattag